The genomic DNA GAGTGTTGTGGAACGAGCTGGTGGCAGAGGCAACGACACGCGACCTGAGCGACTGCGGTTCGACAAGCATAAGCTTACGTAAGGCCGTGCGGCTAACGAAACAGGCAAATGAAAGTCACGTTGCCTCAAGCTTAGAGAGTGGCTCCACGGAAATAGCTGCGAGTGCTGGAAATTCGAACTGCatctccgcgtctcccgacCGCAACCCAATTTTCCCATTCAATGTCTATTTCCGCTCAAGTGATATCGTGGAAGGTGTGACCTCGCACTCCTCCACTGCACCAGTagaggacggaagagaacTTGCGTCGCCCCTTGAATCCAGGCAGTGTTTTTGCGAAATTCTGAGGCATGTTCGTCGCGCGGCTGGGGTACTGCCAGAGCCGGCGTTGTTGCGTCCTGGCTCCTTTGACGTAGTTCTCTGCTTTTCAGTTACGAAGTGGATTCATCTTCACCATGGGGACAGGGGTATTTTggttcttttctcgcgccttcatACTCTGTTGAAGCCTGACGGAATCCTTCTCCTCGAGCCACAGGATTGGGCTTCGTATCGACGCGCAAGACGCCTGTCGTGTGCCTTCAAGCAACAGTTGCGCCGTATTCGTCTACCTCCAAAGATGTTTACTGCAATTCTTACCGGAAACAATGGTTGCACGAACTCGCCGTGCTCTTCTTGTTGTTTGGCGTATGGAACTGGTTCATgcgaggagacgacgccGGCTAGCACGGGGTTGTCTGCAGGGCCAAAGAAGCCACGTGAACAAACTGAGACGACggccgagagaagggagagcgaTTGCAATTCTTTGCGCTGCGACGTAACTCCTGTGTGTCCACAGTATTCCGGGTCACCACAAGGGTCGATGACTGAAAAGGCTGACCAACCGTTTGTTCTTGTGTCTTCATTAGACCCGTGGAACCATGAAGTCCAAATCGACAGAAACTCTCAGATTGGTGGTGACGAGGGGGCGATGTTGCGTGACTCGCGACCTGTCGCGGAACAAACGGAGGAGACCCGTCCCTGCAAGTTCTCAGTCGACGAAGAATTCAAGCTGGGAGATGTTACTTCCAGCAGCAGGGAGGAGGGGTGTTTGGAAGGTGTCTTTAATGATATTCAACGGTGTCCACAGGCGCCTGTTAATGACGTTTCCCAGAAAGATACAGAGCTCCTGGAGTCTCGTGAACTGAACACATCAGAGTCGAGAACTACCCGTGAATCCAAGGGGAGGCTATCGGACAGGCGTATCCTTGTATTACGGAAGAGTAGTAGTATATTTTCATTGTGCTGCTGTACCTTGAAGATGTTGACCACCGGTGCTGTGGAGAGGTACGGGCCCAAACCACTCACCACGCACAGCCAGTCTTGACGGCCACGGCGTGCCCGAGAACGAAATCGGTCCAAAGCGAGTGCTACCGTAAACTTGGTTTTAAATCAGGGGGTTTTTGTTGGTAAATTTATAGGGATGCATTATTCTaaatatgcacatatatgcatgatGTTTTTCCAGCACGTATGATAACCATACGCTGAGTAAGAAACAATGCTAACAT from Neospora caninum Liverpool complete genome, chromosome VIII includes the following:
- a CDS encoding putative Bin3 domain-containing protein; its protein translation is MPTAGNSTELQGGREARGSVGNPVEHAPNGHGFQSNKLSSDEYGEIFSSRRKRKCLHGNFPAYYAGRRAFVRSHTRSQQRSVHMDWPADGGCGLTGRSSFERRMRSPSMKPGDNSGTDPSTSDSKTGHDLIRGIDPRLDAVLSSHGNRFFEGKDVLDIGCNAGSLCLAIGGLLRARSVTGMDIDGDLVRLANSAVAELREMELRAHFLRSTLTLEKTLESAAAYRTGTGTPATCVSDLSPPLGNKDKRANADAGKRFTWRHPAKPGRDLSTASAVQAHAPTKTGLDNGCEEDKGVDGVPHGSREIPESAGNATLKQPGAGGLTRSPGPYFSRVFGRVLWNELVAEATTRDLSDCGSTSISLRKAVRLTKQANESHVASSLESGSTEIAASAGNSNCISASPDRNPIFPFNVYFRSSDIVEGVTSHSSTAPVEDGRELASPLESRQCFCEILRHVRRAAGVLPEPALLRPGSFDVVLCFSVTKWIHLHHGDRGILVLFSRLHTLLKPDGILLLEPQDWASYRRARRLSCAFKQQLRRIRLPPKMFTAILTGNNGCTNSPCSSCCLAYGTGSCEETTPASTGLSAGPKKPREQTETTAERRESDCNSLRCDVTPVCPQYSGSPQGSMTEKADQPFVLVSSLDPWNHEVQIDRNSQIGGDEGAMLRDSRPVAEQTEETRPCKFSVDEEFKLGDVTSSSREEGCLEGVFNDIQRCPQAPVNDVSQKDTELLESRELNTSESRTTRESKGRLSDRRILVLRKSSSIFSLCCCTLKMLTTGAVERYGPKPLTTHSQS